The segment CGTCCTCGACCGCCGAGAGTTCGACCCGGGCGACCCGTTCCAGATACTCCTCGGTCGCCACCCGGAACACCTTGGGTTCGAGACGGCCGGTCCCGGCGGTGGACGCGGACCGCAGCAGCGCGGCGACCAGGGCGGTGACGGCGACGAAGATCAGCGCGGGTACGGCGGCGAGCAGTTTGTCGACGGTCGCGCCGCCGCCCAGCAGATGCACCAGGACCTGGTTGACCGCGACCAGGCCCACGGCCTGGGCGATACCGCCGCCGATCTCGGCGCCCGCGACCATCCGCAGGGCGCGCCGGTCGGCACGGTGGGCGAGGCGGATGGTCGCGGCGATCAGGCCGGGCATCCGGGCGATCATGGCGCGCAGGTTCAGTTCGAGGAAGGAGCCGTCGTGGGTGCTCCAGCCGGTGTCGTAGCGCAGGGGGCCGCCGAAGAGGAGGCGTTCGGACTCCGACACCTCCTCCTCCGCCGCCTCCGCTCCGTGGCCGCGGCTTTCGGCGGTCGGCGGGGTGCCGGTTTCCGTGTCCGTGCCGGTGTCCGTGTCGGTGCTGGTGCTGGTGCTGGGGCCGGTGTCGGTGTCGGTGTCGGTCGGCGGGGTGTCGCGGTCGGTCCGTGCGGTTCCGGAGTCCGTCGGCGTGGGTCCGGAGTTCGCTGCGGGCTTTCCGTGGCTCCCCGGCGGGGAGTTGTCCTTCGCGGGCTGTACGGGCCCCGGTGCCGGTGCCGGTGCCGGCGCCGCGCGCAGGATCCGCAGTCGGCTCTCGGCTTTCCGGGGCTTCTGAGGAGGTGTGCTTTCTGGGGTTTCCGTGGTTCCTGTATCCCGCTGTGTCATACGAGCCACCCGTCTCGGTCAGTGGGTACGTTCCCCCTGCCCACACCCTCCTCCGCCGGGTGAATCCGGAGGACGTAAAGGGCCGTTTCCACCCCGGGACGGGCCTGTCTGTGCCATGGGGCATGCGCGCCGGGCATATACCTGTGGCGTCCATCCGGTGGTTCCACCACTCAGCGGTTCATCTTCACCGGGCCCGACTCCCACGATGTCCGCCGCACCACCAGCACCGCCACATCGTCGTACCCCGGATGCGCCGGTCCCTCCGAGACCAGACTCTCCGCCAGCGCCTCCAGATCCGCCGTGCGGTCCGTGCCGCCGTGCTGCGGGCGGGTCATCCAGGCGGAGAGCCGCCGGGAGACCGCCGCCACCGCGTCCTCGTACGACCGGTCCGGCGTGTCCACCAGACCGTCCGTGTACATCAGCAGCACCGAGCCCGGTTCCAGCTGCCCGTGGTAGACGGGATAACGGTCGTTGGGCGCGTAGCCGAGCGGCAGCGCGCCGGAGACCTCCAGCTCACGGACCGTGCCGTCGGGTTCGGCCTGGAGCGGGGCGGGGTGTCCGGCGCGGACGATCTGGAGATGGCCGGCCCGCGGCGACACGTCCACGATGCAGCAGGTGGCGAAGCGGTCGGTGTCCAGGCCCCAGAGGGTGCGATTGCCCCGGGCCATCAGATGCTCGGCCCGGTAGCCGTCGTCGGCGTGCGCCCTCAGGGCCGTACGCAACTGGCCCATCACGCCCGCCGCCTGGGCGCTGTGGCCCTCCACGTCCCCGATCACCAGGGACGCGCCGCCGTCGTCGCGCGGCAGCAGATCGAACCAGTCGCCGCCGACCTGCATGCCCTCCGCCGCCGGTACGTACCGCGCGGCGATCTCGAAGCCGGGCAGCCGGGGGAGCGCGCGCGGCATCATCAGCTCCTGGAGCTCGGTCATCCGCCGCCGGAAGAGATCGGAGAGGCGGGCCCGGGCCAGGGACTGGGTGAGGATGCCCGCGATGGCGGCGGTGACGATCTGGTCGTCGGGGCCGAACTCGCGCGGTGCGGCGTAGGAGATCAGACAGCTGCCGACCGTACCGTCCGCCGAGGTCAGCGGGATGAAGACATAGGCGCCATGGGCCTCGGCGGGCCGGAGCCGCGGATCGGGGAACCGGGCCTGGTACTCGGCGCGGTCGCGGAAGAAGAGGGGCTCCCCGGCGCGCAGCGCCTCCGCCATCGGGTTGTCGTCCACGGAGCCCATCACCCGCAGCCGGTCCAGCGTCTCCTGCGGATAGCCGACCGCGCCCGCGAGCAGCAGTCTGCCCTCGTGCTCCAGATGGATCGCGAGCGCGGTGGCACCCAGTTCGGGCAGGACGGTGCCGGTCATGGTGTCCAGCACATCCTGGGTGGAGAGCGCGGCGGCGAAGGAGTTGGTCACGTTCAGCACGAACTCCCGCCGGGTCTCGCGGCGCTTCGCCCGCTCCCGCTGGGCGGTGGTGTCCCAGATGACGCCGATCAGCAGCCGGGGTTCGCCGGCGCGATTGTGCTGGACCGTGCCCTTGGACTCCAGCCAGTGGACCGTACCGTCGGGCCAGACGACCCGGTGGGCGGCGTGGTGCTCGCCGGTTTTGAGGCTCTCTTCCAGGACGGCGCGGATCCGCTCGACATCGTCGGGGTGGATGGTGCGCAGAAAGGATTCGGCGAGGGAGTCGAAGCGGTCGGGGTCGAGACCGAAGAGACGGATGGTGCGCTCGTCGGCGATGACCGTGCCGGAGGGCAGGTCCCATTCGTAGGAGCCGATGTTCCCGCTGGACATGGCGAGGTCGAGGCGGGTACGGCCGCTCTTGCTGCGGCGCCGGAAGTCATGGAGGTCGGTGTCGTGGCGGACGTCCCGGGGTCCGGGCGCGGTGCTCCCGTTCCGTACTCCCGGCCGGTCCGGTCGCTCCGTACCCTCCCGGGCCGGTGGCTGCTCAGGGCCCTCCCGGGCCAGCAGATGTTCCAGCCGGTGCGCGTACACCCCGCCGACCATGGTCAGCAGCCGGTCGTCGGGGGGCGGCAGCGGCACCGGGCCGTCGTACTGGACGACGAGCGCGCCCAGCGCCCGTTCGTCCACCAGCAGCGGTACGACCGCGAAGCGGACCGCGTCCCGCAGGGCCGGAAGGTCCGGATACCGTTCGGCGAGATCGTCGGAGACGCCGTAGACGATCCGCCGCTCGCGGACGGCGACGGCGGCGGGGAGCGGGGAGTCGGGGGCGAGGACGGGGAACCGGCGGATGGACTCCTCGTCCATGCCCTCGTAGCCGGTGAGCCGGAGCCAGCCGTCGTCGTCGGTGAGGTAGACGGCGCCGCCGTACGCGCCGATGCCGGTCGGACAGATCCGCAGGGCGGTGGTCAGGAGACAGTCCGGGTCGGGGCAGGCCAGCAGGCGGAGCACGCCCTCGCGGACCGGGTCCGCACCGGCCCGGAAGCCCGTGTCCGCAGCCCCCGTACCCGTACCCGTACCTGTACCCGTGTCCGTACCTGTACTCGTAGCCCTTGTGTCCGAGGCTTCCGTATCCGTGGCCTCCGTACCCGTACCGAAGTCCTCCGCCGTCATCGGCGGCCACCTCCCTCCTCGCGGAGAAGGCCGTTCCATGGCCCCAGTCTCCCCGGGGGACCGGAGAACTGTCCGCACAGCCGCCCAACCCCAAGAGAGTGTAAAAAGTCTGGTTCTATTGGTTTATATACCATATAGGACTTTTGGCCTTTCTTTGTGGTCGAGCGGGCGGCGACGCTGGAAGGACCCTCCGCCCGCACCCCCGGGCGGACCGCCCCCAGCAGGAAGCGGAACGCCGTGCCCCCCACTCCCGTGGCACCCACCGAGGCGGCCCCCCTCGACGAGACGCTGATCGCGTCCCTCGTCGAGGACGCGATCCTGGCCCCCTCCATGCACAACGCCCAGCCGTGGATCTTCCACTACGACCCCGGTACCCGTACGTTCCGGATCCGCGCCGACCGCGCGCGGGAGCTGCCGCTGGCCGACCCCGACCGGCGGGCGCTCCACATCAGCTGCGCCGCCGCCGTCCTCAATCTGCGGGTCGCCGCCGTCCGCGCCGGATGGGACCCGGTCGTCGGACTGCTGCCCGACCCCGCCGACCCCGATCTGCTGGCCGAGATCGAGCTGCTGCCCCGGCGCTCGGAGTCGTACGAGGAACTCGCCGAGCTGTATCCCGCGCTGCACCGCCGCCACACCAGCCGGGCGCCCTTCGGTGACGAGCGCGTCGAGGGGTCCCTGCTCGATGTGCTGAGCCGGGCCGCCCTCCTCGAAGGCGCGCACCTCGCCTTCCCCGACACCTTCCACCGGCGGACCATCCTCGACCTGAGCAGCGAGGCCCTCGTCCGGGAGCAGGAGGACGCGGCCCACCGGGCGGAGATCGCCCGCTGGACGGGGGACCCGCCGGCGGGCGGGATCCGGGACGACGGCATTCCGCGGTACGCGTTCGGGCCCAGGAGCAGGGGCGGCGGAGTGCCGGTCCGGGACTTCGGGCCGGCGCCGGGCGCCTCCGGTACGGCTTCCGGCGGCCCGGGTGCCACCGCGACCCCGCGATCCGCGCCGCCGCTCCCCGACCCCGACTTCGTCCGGGAGTCCGCGGTCTTCGAGGAGTCCCCGCAGCTCGCCCTCCTCGGCACGGCCCGCGACCAGCCGGCCGACTGGCTCCGGGCGGGCCAGGCGATGGAACGCGTACTCCTCGAAGCCACCCTCGACGGCCTGGCGACCTCCGTCGCCTCACAGGCGCTGGAGTGGAGCGACCTGCGGTGGGCGATCCGGGACCCGGCGTCGGCGATGGGCCATGTCCATATGGTCATCCGCCTCGGCTACGGGCCGACGGGCCCGGTCACCCGGCGCAGGACCGTCGGCGAGGTGCTGTCGATCGGCGGAGCCCAGGGAGCGCGGCCGGGGCCGGGCTCTGTCACGTGACTACTTCTGCCGCTGGGTTGCCAGGAACGGGCCGGTCTCGGGGACTCCGTGCGCCGTGACCCGGACCTTCGAGCCGGCCACCGAGATCTCCATGCCGAGCTTGCCGCCCATGAGGCGCAGGTCCAGCCAGTACCGGGTGGTCCCGTTGGCCTGCGACGGGCCGTGGATGCGCTTGCTGCTGTACTCGATGCCGGTCAGCGCCGACTTGACGCGCTGAGGGGACGGGTTCGGCCCGAGGCCGGTGATCGCCTTGGTGATGCGCAGCGCGTGACTGGCGCCCGCGCATTCCTCGACGGGGTCGAGGGACGTATCCGGCTCCACCGGGAGGCCGTCGGGAACCGGCCGCGGGTCGGGCTCGACGGGGAGGCCGTCGGGGTACGGCTCGGGCTCGACGGTGAGGCTGTCGGGAGGAGGCAGCGGCCCGTCCGGGCCGTCCGCTTCCGCGTCCTCCTTTTCCATCTCGGCGAAGACCTTCGCCGGGTCCGGCCTCCCGCCGGGCGGGACCGGCAGGCACGGCTCCGCGATATTCACCGCCATCTCCATAAAGACCAGCTCCTCATCGGGCAGTCCGGGTCCGTCGAGTCCGGGCCCGTCGATGACACCGGGCGCGTCGAGGCCCGGCGCGGAGGCGGGCACGGCCTGCGTGATGTCCGTGGCCGCGCCCTTCGCGCCGCCGGTCTGCTGGGTGCCACAGGCGGTGGCCGTCAGCGCCGTGACGGCGGTGAGGGCAGTGAGGGCGAGGGCGATCCGACGGCGGCGCCGGGGAGTGCCGGCGTCCTTGCCGTAAGGGCCGTTGCTGGTGAGGGTGTTGGTGTTTGTCATGTGCAACAGTTTTCTGCCGCGCTGTTGATCAAGGCATGAGCATGTGTACTCATCTCCGCCCGGGGAGAGCGGCCGGCCAGGACCCCCGGCCCGGCCGGCCGGACCGGGGGCAACTCCCGCTAACCGGAACGGCGCTGCTACCTGCCGTAATACGCGTCCAGGACCGTCACCGCGCCCTGGTTGCCGTCCCCGTCGGTGAACGCGGCGCGGAAGGAGACCGACTGTCCGCGCCCCGGGTTGGTGATCCGGAACCGCCGGTCGGAGACGGTCGCGGGTGTCCAGCTCGTACCCCGGTCGTATGAGTACTCGACCCGCAGCCCGGACAGATTCCCGGGCCGGGCCGCCGGGCCCTGGACCTCGAGGGCGACGGGCTGCGGGATCCCGGCCGGGGCGGTGCTCGCCGCGTCCACGGGTGTGCGGAAGCGGACCGCGGAGACGGGCAGTTGCTCGGTGGCCGTGGTCTCCCGGGAGCGGAACGTCCACGACGCGTCGATCCGGGAGGCGGCCCGCC is part of the Streptomyces qinzhouensis genome and harbors:
- a CDS encoding Acg family FMN-binding oxidoreductase encodes the protein MPPTPVAPTEAAPLDETLIASLVEDAILAPSMHNAQPWIFHYDPGTRTFRIRADRARELPLADPDRRALHISCAAAVLNLRVAAVRAGWDPVVGLLPDPADPDLLAEIELLPRRSESYEELAELYPALHRRHTSRAPFGDERVEGSLLDVLSRAALLEGAHLAFPDTFHRRTILDLSSEALVREQEDAAHRAEIARWTGDPPAGGIRDDGIPRYAFGPRSRGGGVPVRDFGPAPGASGTASGGPGATATPRSAPPLPDPDFVRESAVFEESPQLALLGTARDQPADWLRAGQAMERVLLEATLDGLATSVASQALEWSDLRWAIRDPASAMGHVHMVIRLGYGPTGPVTRRRTVGEVLSIGGAQGARPGPGSVT
- a CDS encoding SpoIIE family protein phosphatase yields the protein MTAEDFGTGTEATDTEASDTRATSTGTDTGTGTGTGTGAADTGFRAGADPVREGVLRLLACPDPDCLLTTALRICPTGIGAYGGAVYLTDDDGWLRLTGYEGMDEESIRRFPVLAPDSPLPAAVAVRERRIVYGVSDDLAERYPDLPALRDAVRFAVVPLLVDERALGALVVQYDGPVPLPPPDDRLLTMVGGVYAHRLEHLLAREGPEQPPAREGTERPDRPGVRNGSTAPGPRDVRHDTDLHDFRRRSKSGRTRLDLAMSSGNIGSYEWDLPSGTVIADERTIRLFGLDPDRFDSLAESFLRTIHPDDVERIRAVLEESLKTGEHHAAHRVVWPDGTVHWLESKGTVQHNRAGEPRLLIGVIWDTTAQRERAKRRETRREFVLNVTNSFAAALSTQDVLDTMTGTVLPELGATALAIHLEHEGRLLLAGAVGYPQETLDRLRVMGSVDDNPMAEALRAGEPLFFRDRAEYQARFPDPRLRPAEAHGAYVFIPLTSADGTVGSCLISYAAPREFGPDDQIVTAAIAGILTQSLARARLSDLFRRRMTELQELMMPRALPRLPGFEIAARYVPAAEGMQVGGDWFDLLPRDDGGASLVIGDVEGHSAQAAGVMGQLRTALRAHADDGYRAEHLMARGNRTLWGLDTDRFATCCIVDVSPRAGHLQIVRAGHPAPLQAEPDGTVRELEVSGALPLGYAPNDRYPVYHGQLEPGSVLLMYTDGLVDTPDRSYEDAVAAVSRRLSAWMTRPQHGGTDRTADLEALAESLVSEGPAHPGYDDVAVLVVRRTSWESGPVKMNR